Part of the Paenibacillus sp. FSL R7-0273 genome is shown below.
GGAAACGCCTTCCCAGGCAGCCGGGGTTCAGCAGCCCCAAGAAACGGGGAATGCCAAGCGGCCTGCGATTACAGCTGCGCCAGATGTCACAACAGCGAAACAAAATCCGGCTCCAAGCGGAACCGGTACAAATCAGGCCATTCCGCATGGCCTGCAGCTAATCGGCAGCACGGATCATTTTCCCCTCCGGTTCTGGAGTGAACTTCGCGATAACAGAACCGGGTCCGGCCGCTACCGCTCCTATTCCTTGAAAGAAATGAAGGAGGACCGGCACCGTTACATTCATCTGCTGGCTGACACGCCGTCAGGCAACAGCATGGAGGTGGTCTTATCCGGTCAAGGCCAGCCGATTGTTCTTGTTGGCGGGGTTGGTATGGCTTCACCGATGGTACTGAAGCAGCTTGAATACTTCTCGCATAACTATAAACTCATCTGTATCCATAATCCGGGCTGCGGCCTCAGCGAGGATATCAGCGACTACACGCTGGAGGGCCGGGCGGAGATTGTCGCCGGGGTGCTGGACAGCCTGGGCATAGCAGAGCCGGTTGCCTTCATCGGCCTGTCCTGGGGAGGATTGCTCGGGCAGACCTTCAGTGTAATGTATCCTGAGCGGGTATCACATCTCATCCTGGTCAGCTCCATATACGAAATTGTCAATGAAAATCCGAAAATGAATGCGGATGATGCGATGCGCCAGGATCTGGAGGCGGTGCCAGGCGGAACCGATTACCTGGAGCTGCTGGAATGCGGAAAGAGTATTGATCAGCAGATTTTTACCAAATACATGGAGTATTATCTGCCGGGTAACCAAAAAAGTTATTCGACCCTGAATATTCTCACACAGATCCAAGCACCCGTACTGATCGTCTACGGAAGAAACGACACTATTATCAATACACGTCAATCCAAAGTAATGGGAGCAAGCATACCGGGAGCGAAGATGCTGGAACTGGAAGATGCGGCGCATTTTCTGTTTATGACGCACCATGAACAGCTTAACCGCGCGGTAGCCGGCTTTCTTTCCGGAAACTGCGGGCAAAGCTCTTTTAATCTTAAGGACAACCTGGAGCAAATGCTCGATTTCGAGCAGCGGCGCACGGCGGAGCTGTCGATTCGCGGACTGGAATGCTACGGGGGGCTTGAAGAACAGCTTAACCGGCTGTGCACGGGCTATGCTTACCGGTTCCTGAAGGAGTCCGGCATTGACGTGAGCCCAGGCACCATCCACGACCGGAGAGAGTGGGCACAGCATCTCCATTTGCCTGCAGCCTACACCAGACTGCTGGACTCCATGATCGACATGCTGGCGGAAGATGGCATCGTGAAGCTGATGGACAGCCGGGTGAAGTTTATTGCAGCCCCGTCTGCAGTTTCCGATCCCCAGCCGCTGTACGAAGCCTGTCTGGAGAGCTATCCCGATTTTAAAGGCATGCTTGTCTTTCTGGATTACTGCGTCGGGAAGTACAAAGAGGCGCTCAGCGGCCGGATTCCTGCGGTCAGCGTGCTTTTTCCGAAAGGAAGCTCGGAGGCGCTGGAGCAGAGCAATCAGGATACAGTGGAGCATGGTAAAGAGCGGGTCTATGCCGGAGTCGTTCATGATGCGCTTGCGCTGCTGATTGACGGTGCGGAGCAGGGAAAGGTAATCAATATTCTTGAGGTAGGGGGAGGAACGGGCCTGTTGACCCGCCAATTACTTCCCCTTGCAGAACGCGCCAACGTCAACTACTGGTTTACCGACATCGGCGAATATTTCCTTGGCAAGGCGAGGCAGAACCCTGAATTTGCCTGCCTGAACTTCAAGGCGTTTGACATTACCAAAGACCCGAAGGCTCAGGGATTTGTACCGGGCAGCTTTGATGCCGTGCTCGGTCTGAACGTAGTTCACGCAACCAGAGACATTGGAGGAACAGTGGACAATCTGAAGCCTCTTCTGGTGCCGGGCGGGGTCATGATGCTGATTGAAGCGTGCAAGCCGCAGCGCTGGGTAGATATGGTCTGGGGGCTAGCCGAGGGCTGGTGGGTCTTCGAGGATCATAATCTACGGCACAAATCACCGGTCATTAATCCGTACGCCTGGGAAAAGGTGCTCTCCGATTCCGGCTTCGGGGAGGTTCAAGTGCTTCCGAATAGCGATGCCGGGCGGTTTGAGGCAGATTGTGTGCTGGCTGTTGCCCAATATCAATAAATATTCAATAAAATAAGATGATTTTTAACATTATACAGCATAAACATTCATTGACATTAGTGGAGCTATTAGCTGATAATTTAGTAGATTAACAAGGTAATATGTGGAAATATGACAGGTAATCCCTTAGAGGAGGCGGAAATGGAAGCAACCTATGATTTGTTTACCATTAAGACGCAATGTATAACCTTTGTGAATTACGCGTATCTCGGAATCGACAAATCCTCCCGTAAAGCTTTTGTTGTGGATCCATCCTGGGATGTTTCGCAGCTTGTACATAAACTGAACGAGCATGGGGCAACGCTGGAAGCGGTGCTGCTCACCCACTCCCATTTTGACCATACAAATATGGTGAACAAGCTGGAAATGCTCTATCAGCCTACCGTCTATCTTTCCAAAAGAGAGGCTGAGTATTACCGTTACCGCTGCAACCGGTTAAAAACCGTGGAGGACATGGAACGCATCCGTATCGGCGATACCCTCATTAACTGTCTCGTCACACCCGGCCATACTCAGGGCAGCGTCTGCTATTGGGCCGGCGGTAATCTGTTCTCCGGGGATACAGTATTCATCGAAGGCTGCGGCTTGTGCGACAGCGAGGGCGGGTCGGCAGAGGATATGTATTACAGTATCCACCGGCTGATCTCACTAATCCCGGCCAATGTACAGGTGTACCCGGGACATTCCTTCGGAGAGCCTCCCGGCAGGGAAATGAGCTATTTGTATAAAAAGAATCTTTATTTCCAGATTGATGATATTAATCATTTTGTAAAATATAGGAACCGGAAGAACAATACCAGAATTTTTGATTTTAAATAAAGAGATGTTCGATTCCGGGAGGTACAAAAGTGCAGAGCGAAACGGTTTTTATGTTCTCCGGACAAGGCTCCCAGTATAACAAAATGGGCCTTGAATTGTACGACGCAAATCCTGTCTTCCGCCAAACGATGGACCTGCTGGACGGAAGCTTCCGGGAATTGACCGGAAAAAGCGTTGTGGAAGAGCTTTATCATAATACCAAGCGGAAGGGTTCGCGGTTTGATGACATTTTTTATACGCATCCTGCTGTCTTCATGGTTCAATATGCACTGGCCGAAGCGCTGATCGCTGCCGGTGTCCGTCCCCGTCATGTCCTGGGCGTCAGCCTTGGAGAATACGTTGCCATGGCTGTTGCAAAGGTGCTGCCGCCGGAACGGGCGCTGAAGCTTATCGTCCAACAAGTGGAGCTGCTGAAGTTAACATGCACAACCGGTGCGATGATCGCCATCCTGGACAATGAGCGGCTGTACCATGAGCATACGGCGCTCAATGAGAATGCCGAGCTGATCGCTGTAAACTATGACAAGCATTTCACCGTTGCGTGCAGCCGGGAGCAAGCCGCGAACATTCAGCAATTTTTAAAAGAAAAAAATACCGCCAGCCTGAAGCTGCCCGTCAATTATGCATTTCACTCCTCAGCCATCGACGGACTCCGTGAGCCGTATTGCGGTATTTTGCACGGCTGTAGATACGGCTTACCTGAAATCCCGGTCTATTCAGCCATGACAGGCGGGAGCGTAAGACGTATCGGTGACTGCTTTCTCTGGGATGTGCTGAGACAGCCAATGAATTTCAGGGGCGCATTACAGGCTGCCGCAGATGGTAATCCGAAAGTTTTTCTGGATCTGGGGCCGTCAGGAACGCTGGAGAACTTCTGCAGGAATCTTCTGGCCCCTCCGGAATCCAAAAAAACAAAGTCCATCATTACCCCGATGGGCAGCGATCTGAAGAAGCTGAATGAGACTATAGCTTTTTGCAGGCAGATGAACCTTACAAGGGATGGGGAGAAGGCGAAGATGAAAGCTTACTTATTTCCGGGGCAAGGCGCACAATCGGTTGGCATGGGAGGCTCGCTGTTTCAGGAGTTTCCGGAATATACCGCCGTTGCCGACAAGGTGCTGGGCTACTCAATTGAAGAGCTCTGCCTTAAGAACAGCGGCAAGCTGCTGGATATTACGGCTTATACACAGCCAGCGCTTTATGTGGTCAATGCACTGTCTTACCTGAAGGATCAGCAGGAGTACGGAGAAAGTCCCGATTTTGCTGCCGGACACAGTCTGGGTGAATACAGTGCTTTGTTTGCTGCAGGCGTATTTGATTTCGAAACCGGACTAAGGATTGTACAAAAAAGAGGCGCGCTGATGAATACGGCAACCGGAGGCGGCATGGCTGCCGTCATCGGCCTGACGGAAGAAGCGATCCGCGAGATTTTGTCCCGGTACGGACTGGACCGGCTTGATGTCGCCAACCTTAACACCCCTACGCAAATTGCCTTGTCCGGATTAAAGGAGGATATCCTGGCGGCCAAGGAGATTTTTGAGGGCAACGGCGCAGCAGCCTATGTGGTTTTGAACGTCAGCGGAGCGTTTCATTCCCGGTACATGCGCGATTCCGCCATGCAGTTCAAGCAGTTCCTCGAGCAGTTCAACTTTGCGGCACCGAAGATGCCCGTCATTTCCAACCTGACAGCCAGACCCTACACTGTGAACAATATCGTTCATTACATGACCGAGCAAATGCTCAGCAGCGTAAAATGGACGGAATCCGTACGCTATCTGATGGGGAAACATCCGGAAATAGAGCTGAAACAGCTCGGCCCGGGCCATGTAATCGCCGGTCTGGTCAGCAAAATTAAAAGAGAAGCGGAGCCGCTAATTATTCACGACGAAGAGTCTGCGGCAGATATCACCTTAGAGGAAACAGCAGTGTCTGCGGAGCTTACGGCCATTGAGCTTGTTCCCGAGGAAATGTCCGCCAATAAAGAGCCTGTGACCGAAGCGCCTGCGATATCCAAAGCCATGCCGGTACCTGCATATGAGGCTCCGGCCGATCCGGGTCCCTCTTTCATGGCCGGCGATCTTGAGCGCAAAGACGATTCAATTCCTGTAACAACGAATATTACATCTATTATTCCTGCAAGCATAGTTACATTGGCTGAGCCTCTTCACAGCGAAGCAGCAGCAGCTGTCACCGGAACAGGCTTAGGCAGCTCCGGCTTCAAGCGGCGTTACGGCCTGAAATATGCCTATGTCATGGGCGGCATGAACGGCGGAATTTCCTCTCAGGAGCTTGTAACGGCGGCGGCAAGAGCTGGCTGCCTCGCGTTTCTCGGAGCTGGCGGAATGTCTAAGCCGGAGCTGGAAGGCTCGATCCGCGGCATCCGCAGCGCGCTGGGGAACACCGGTACCTTTGGGGTAACCGTGATGTATCATCCGATCTATTCCGCCAGAGAGGAACGGCTGATCGATACGCTGCTGCAGGAAAAAATTCAATTAATTGAAGCAACCTCCTACTTGACCCTAACCCCGGCTCTGGTGAAGTACCGTATTCTGGGACTTACTCAAGCTCCCGACGGAACGGTTCAAGCCAATAACCGGATTATAGCCAAGATCAGCCGCCCGGATATCGCCAAAATGTTCATGCTGCCGCCGCCGGAACGCATCGTCGAAAGGCTGCTGAATTCAGGAAGCATCACACCGGAGCAAGCAAAGCTGGCCAGGCTTGTGCCGGTGGCGGATGATCTTTGCGCCGCAGGCGATTCGGCCGGTCCGACAGATCAGGCCAATCTGCTAAGCCTGCTGCCGACTGTCATCCGCCTGCGGCGTGAAGTCTCGCGTGAGTTCGCGGCGGCAAGCGGCATCCATATCGGCGCAGCGGGGGGCATCGGAACGCCTGAAGCAGCGGCAGGAACGTTCCTGATGGGAGCTGATTTTATTTTGACCGGCTCAATTAATCAATGCACGGTGGAAAGCGGAGCCAGTGCTGAAGTTAAGGATGTGCTGGAGCAGGTCAATGTTTATGACATGGCCTATGTGCCTTCAGTTGAACTGTTCGAGCTGGGCGGCAAGGCGCAGGTCGTTAAGAAAGGCTTGTTCTTCTCGGCAAGAGCCAACAAATTATACGAGCTGTACCGGAATTGCGCTTCCATCGGCCAGCTCGAAGCCAAAACCAGAAGTCAGCTGGAGGATAAATATTTCGGCCGGACGATGACATCCATTCTTGAAGAATGCAAGCGGGAGATGGCTCCGGAGGAGCTGGCCTCCGTCAACGTTGATCCGAAGCAGCAGCTCGCTGCCGTCTTTAAATGGTATATCGAAAACGGCAGAAAGACGGCTACTTCCGGAGAAACCGCCAACAAGGTTAATTACAGCATTATGTGCGGGCCGGCGGCCGGAGCCTTCAATCAATGGGTGAAGGGTACGCCGCTCGAAGCCTGGAGGAACCGCAAAGTCGGCGACATCGCCGCGAAGCTGATGGATGAAGCTGCCACTATAGCCAAAGGAGAGATTGCCCTGTGAATAAAGCGGAGATTAGCAAAGAGCAGATATTTGAAATTATGAAGGATAAAATGCTGGACATCCTGCCTGATTTGGATGCACAACGGATCAGCAGAGAAGTGAGCATGAAGGATTTGGGGGCTAACTCTATCGACCGCTTCGATATCATTTCCGATACGATGGACGAACTACAGCTGAAAATTCCGCTCGTCCAGTTCGGTAATCTTAAGAACATCGGAGAGGTTGTAGATTACCTGCATGAGAACCTCTAGCGGCGGCTCCGCTTACCGGTTTCAGCAGCTCAGGCCGGTCGCCGTCACGGGGATCGGCCTGGCCGGAGCGGCGGGAAGCGATATCTCAAGCTTCGAACGGAATCTGCGGGAAGGGCGCAGTGCAATTGGTTATATGCACGGACTTACGTATCCCGGCGGCAAGCCGCTGATCGGAGCGGAGCTTGATGTGCAGCAGCTTCAAGAGGAATTTCACAGATACTTACCGCTTCTGAGCCGGCCCTCAGGCAGACTATTCAAAATTTCAGGCAAGTCGATTCAAGCTTCAGCCGTGGCTGGTGCGGAAGCCTGGAGCCGGGCCGGGCTTCACGAATACAGTCCTGCCCCTGAGCGAATCGGCATCATCGTCGCCGGCAGCAATATCTCCCCAGCCACCGGTTACTCGGCTTACGGAGAATTCGCTGAACAGCCCGGGCTGCTGCATCCCCGCTATGCCCTTAGCTATATGGATACCAACCAGATCGGCGTACTCAGTGAAATGTTCGGCATCCGGGGCGAAGGCATGACCGTCGGAGGGGCTTCTGCAAGCGGCAATGTAGCCATTTTGCAGGCCGCACGGTGGATTCAGCTCGGCATCGTGGATGTGTGCATGGTAGTGGGAGCCGCGGCGGATTTATCCCCGCTGGAGATTCAGGGCTACATCAACATCGGCGCCTATGGCGGAAACAGCTTCGACGGGGCTCCGCAGAAGGCGTGCCGCCCCTTTGACAGGGGCCACGAAGGGTTTATTCTAGGGCAGACCTCAGCCTGCCTCATCCTCGAAGGCGCGGACAGTGCCTATTCCCGCCAGGCGGAGGAGGTGGCAATCGTAGCCGGCGGCGCAGCGGCGCTTGACGGACACAGCCTGTCCGATCCCAATGAGGAAGGGCAGGCAGGAACGATGGAGGAAGCGCTCCGCAGTGCGGGGCTGTCCGCCTCTTCCATTAACTATATCAATGCCCACGGAACCTCTACACCGCTCGGAGATATAACCGAGCTGGGCTCTATCCGGCGTGTATTCGGAGAACATCTGGAACAGGTGCGGATCAACTCAACCAAGGCGCTGACAGGCCATTGCCTCTATGCCGCCGGTGTAGTGGAGGCCGCCGCTGTCATCATTCAGATGCAGGGGGGATTTCTTCATCCGCAGATTAATTTAGAGGAGCCGGTAAGCATGGAGCACCGCTTCGCTTCACAGAAGGCGGAGGCGGCCGATATCCGGTATGCGCTGAGTAACTCATATGGTTTTGGCGGTATCAACACCGGGATTATTTTCAGGAAAGGATCGTGCTGAATGCGGACAGGAATTGAAAGCATTAATTTTTATGGAGGACCGGCATCGATTTCGGCCCGCAGCATCTTTGAAGGCAGAGGGCTGGATCTCAGCCGGTTCGACAATCTGATGATGGACCGCAAATCGGTGGGCGTAGCATGTGAAGACGCCGTTACCAATGGAGTCAACGCCGCAAAGCCGATCATCGATGCTTTAAGCGATGAAGAAAAGAACCGGATTGAACTCGTCATTACGGCGAGCGAATCCGGCGTTGATTTCGGTAAATCCCTAAGTACATATATCCATGATTATTTGGGGCTTGGCCGCAACTGCCGCCTGTTTGAGCTGAAACAGGCGTGCTATGGGGGAACGGCGGGTCTGCACATGGCAGCGTGCTTCGTCGCATCCAATGTATCTCCGGGAGCAAAGGCGCTAGTAATAGCCACAGACGTGGCCCGTGCCGCTGCCAAAAGCACCTATGGGGAACCATCCCAGGCAGTAGGCGCGATAGCCATGCTGATCAGTGATAAACCGGATATTCTGGAACTGGATTTCGGGGCCACCGGACAATACAGCTATGAAGTGATGGATACTTGCCGGCCGCTCCCGGAGATCGAGACCGGAAATCCGGATTTGTCCCTGTTGTCCTACCTCGATTGCCTGGAGAATTCCTATAAGAATTACAAGCAGAAGGTGGAAGGCGTTCATTTCCTGGAAACCTTCGATTATCTGGCCTTCCATACGCCGTTCGGCGGGATGGTGAAGGGCGCGCACCGCAAGCTGATGCACGATGAAATGAAGCTCAGGGGAGCCGCTGTCCAGCAAGATTTTGACAAAAGAGTTGCTCCTGCACTCATCTACGGGATGCAAGTCGGTAATGTGTACTCGGCTGCGCTTTATTTAGGCCTATGCAGCCTGATTGACCATGCGCCGGTGGACGACTACCGCAGGGTCGGGTTGTTTTCGTACGGCTCCGGCTGCTCCTCGGAATTTTACAGCGGAGTGATCGGGCCGGACTCAGCCGCTAAGCTGGGAGTGATGAACATCGGCGGGCAATTGGACAGCCGCTATGAGCTGAGCTTCGATGAGTATGAGCAGATTCTGGACCAGAATGTGGAGTGGCTGTTCGGGATCCGCGACAAGAAGGTAGATTTCTCCGGCTTCAGCCGGGTATACGAGCATTTTTTCAAAGGTAAGGGTTATCTTGTACTGACTGAAGTCGATGATTTCCACCGGAAATACGCATGGAGCTGAACGGACTAATGACTTACCGCACGCTAGTGCTCAGCCATGTGTCTGAAGGCTTGTACAGCATCCGGCTAAGCCGCCCCGAGGACAAGAACAGCCTTACCGCGCCGCTTGTGGCCGAGCTCTTGCATGCCCTGGCTGCGCTTGACGAACGGGAAGAATGCAAAGCTATTGTGCTAGAGGGAACAGCGGGATTTTTCTGCACCGGCATGAATTTCCAGGCCTTTGATGAAGAAAACGGGAGTGAAGCGGGGCAAGCCGCTCCGGCTTCAGCCGATTTTCTGCGCACGATGAAGACCATAAGCGGGCTGTCCAAGATCGTCATCGCCAAAGTGGACGGCCAGGCACTGGCCGGAGGAGTCGGGCTTGCGGCCGCCTGCGATTATGTTGTCGCTACGCCCCGTTCCACCTTTGCACTGCCGGAAGCCATCTGGGGACTTATCCCCGCACTGGTCAGCCCTTATCTGATCCGCAGGACCGGTTACTGGCAGGCTTACAAAATGACCTTGACCACCTTGCCGCTGAGCGCAGAAGAAGCGCTGCACTGGCGTTTGGCGGATGAAGTATCTTCCGATCCCGATGCCGTAATTTCAAGGCTTTACCGGAGAATCATGCGTGTTGCCCCGGGAACCGTCCGGGAAATCAAAAGCTATTTCAAGCAGATGTGGATCATCAACGAAACGATGGAGCAAACAGCGATCGCAGAGATCGACAAGCTGACGGCATCGCCGGAGGTCCGGGAGGGCATCCAAAACTATGTACGCTACAAACGGTTTCCGTGGGAGAAAGGATAGGTGACCCGGCATGCGGTACTCTTCATTTACTCGCCGTTATGCGGATTATTGGGCGGAGGGAGTATGGAATATAGCTTTTGAGCTGGAAGGTGTGGAGCCCTCCGCTTCTTTCCGACTGACTGTGGCTGCCCTTCCTCCTGAAGCGGCTGCGGCAGATTATCTGAGCCTGTCCGAACAGGCGGAGTATGCCCGCTTTCAATATCCGCGCCGCCGCTGCAGCTATTTACTGGGGAAGCTGTCCGCCAAGCTGGCACTGGCAGGAGAAGCTGATGATCTGTCCGCTATCGCCATTGAACACGGCATAATGAACCAGCCCGTCGTCTCCGGCAGCTCCCGCAAAATCACGGTTACCCACTGCGACAGCCTTGGTGCGGCGCTTGCCTTTGACCAGCGGCTGCTTGCAGGGGTGGATATTGAGCTTATCAGCGAGCAGGCGAGGGACGCTTTGCGGAGGATTACTTCCGTAGAGGAGGAGCGCCTTAGCTCAGGACCTCAGCAGGATATGGGGCAGACCGCATTTCTGACCTTGCTCTGGACGGCAAAGGAAGCAATGTCCAAGGTGCTGCTGACCGGCTTTACGGTTGCAACCGAGCTGTTCGAGGTGAAGACGCTGGAGCGGAGGAAATATGGCGTTGTAGGACGTTTTTGCAACTTCCCGCAGTTCCTGTCACTATCTGTGCTGCGCGAGGAATATATATTCAGCATGGTACTGCCGGCAAAAGCCTTTGCCCCCGGAGAAGAGGACCGGCTGCTTGAGCGCATTCATAACAGTCTTCCGCAGCTTCCGGCAGGGCTGTATGCTAACGGACTCAAATGACACTGCCGGAATGACAAAGCCCTTTGTTTATTTGGAGCACTTTAAAGGTTCAAATTCACAACCATTTGGGAGGTTCACTTATGAAAAGTCTGGTGCTTTATACAAGTGTCTATGGAAGTACGCGGCAATATGCGGAATGGATTGCCAAGGAGCTTGGCGCGGCTCTGGCCGATATTGACCAGTTCGATTTGGCCGAGGCAGACGGGTATGACACCATTATTCTCGGCACCTATGTCCGGGTGGGCAAACTGGTGGCCGGTGATTATCTGAAGAAAATCTGGCCCCGTATCCAGAATAAAAAAGTGATCCTCTTCTCCGTTTCCAAAACCCCTGTGGAAAGCGAAGCGGCAGTAAAAAACTACCATAAAAGCGTTCCCGAAAAAATCCGCTCTGCAATCCAATATTATCCGCTGGAGGGGCGGTTCGTGTTCGGGGAGCTGGCGGAGAAGGACAAGACTACGATGCGGATCGGACAAAAAATGACCCGTATTTTTATGGGCAAGGCGATGGCAGAGGAAATGGTGCGGGATTGCGACGATGTGCGTCCGGAGAACATCAAACCGATGTTGGACGCCTTACGCCGCAGCTCCTAATCCTGCATGGAGAATGCACATAAAGCAAATCAATTGCGGATCGCTGTATGCGTCAAGCAGGTCAGCCTTCCCCGGGAAGGAATTGCGCTGAATCCGGCTGACCGGTTTGCGCTTGAGGAAGCGCTGCGGATCCGCGAGTCGGCGGGCGGCGAGGTTACTGTGGTCAGCATGGGCGCGGAGCCTGCGGCCAGGGTGCTGCAGGGCTGCATTGCGCTTGGTGCAGACAAAGGGCTGCTGCTGTCAGACAAAAGATTTGCGGGCGGGGACACGTTGGCCACCGCCGCCGTAATCGCGCGCGGATTGTCCGCGGAAGTCAAGGCGGAGCTGGTGGTTTGCGGCAGCCATTCCGTGGATGGAGAGACGGGGCAGGTCGGTCCTGCACTTGCCGAGAAGCTGGACTACTCCCACACTACCCATGTGACCGGGATCCTGCATCTGGATGGACAACGCATCATCTGCAGGCGGAATACCGGCGCCGGAGAAGAAACCATAGAGCTGCTGTTACCCGCTCTTATTACCATCCACCACGGAATGAACCAGCCCCGCATGGCGACAGTCAGGGGCATACTCAAGGCGAACCGCAGCACCATCAGACGCCTGAACGCTGCGGACCTCAAGCTGCCGCCGGAGCAATGCGGCCTGGCTGGTTCACCCACCCGGGTTAAGGAAACGACAAGCGCTGTTATCTCCCCGCAGAATCCGTTCGCTGCGGGCGGCGATAGCCTGGAGCAGCAGATCGGGGTCGTGGCAGAGCTGCTGCTCAGACAAATGAAGCCGGGGGAAAGAGGCCCGGCGCAGCTGCTCCATTCCTGTGGCGGCGAAAGGAGCATATGATGATGGATCGGCAGTATGGCAGCAATGAGGACCGGGGGATCATGATTATCGCGGAATGCGGGCCTGCGGGTCCGCAGCCGGTGCTCTATGAGCTGCTGGGCGCGGCTTGCCGGCTGAACGCGCAGCTTGCCACCGAAATTTCCGTTGCGCTCATCGGCAGCGGCTGCAAAGCATTCAGCGGCGGCTGTATCCGCCATGGCGCGCATAAAATATACGTCCTCGATGATCCGCGGCTGTGGCCGGTTAATGAAGAGATCTATACCGGACTGCTGCACCAGCTTCTGGAAGACACACGCCCGGAAATTGTGCTGCTGCCCTCGGCCATACATAGCAAATCGATTGCGGCCCGGCTGGCTTCCCGGCTGAATACGGGGCTTACCGCGGATTGCACAGACCTGGATATCAGCCTGCCGGACAGGACGCTTTTGCAGATCAGGCCCGCCAGGGAAGGAGCACTGCTGGCTACGGTTGTCTGCGCCCGGGCACGGCCGCAGATGGCTACGGTCCGCCCCGGCGTTATGCAGCCGGGAAGACCCGATCCTAGCCGGACAGGGATTGTCATTCATCGTCCGGTTGTCCTTCCCGTACATCTGCGCACCTCGGTTATCGAAACGATTGGCGAGGCCGCCGCACGTCCTTCCTCCGGAAATAGCAGCATCATCGTTGCCGCAGGAAGGGGCGTCGGCGGGAAGGAAGGATTGGAGCTCGTGCGTGAGCTTGCTGATTGTCTGGGGGCGGACATAGGCGCGACCCGTCCGGTTATCGATCAGGGCTGGATGGACAGCTCCAGGCAGATCGGATTGACCGGCAGACAGGTAAGCGGCAAAATCTACATCGCTGTCGGCATCTCAGGAGCCATTCAGCATACAGTAGGCATCCGGGGGATGGACACTGTCATTGCGGTTAACCCGGACAAAGAAGCAGCGATTTTCAAGTCTGCCCATTACGG
Proteins encoded:
- a CDS encoding beta-ketoacyl synthase N-terminal-like domain-containing protein → MRTSSGGSAYRFQQLRPVAVTGIGLAGAAGSDISSFERNLREGRSAIGYMHGLTYPGGKPLIGAELDVQQLQEEFHRYLPLLSRPSGRLFKISGKSIQASAVAGAEAWSRAGLHEYSPAPERIGIIVAGSNISPATGYSAYGEFAEQPGLLHPRYALSYMDTNQIGVLSEMFGIRGEGMTVGGASASGNVAILQAARWIQLGIVDVCMVVGAAADLSPLEIQGYINIGAYGGNSFDGAPQKACRPFDRGHEGFILGQTSACLILEGADSAYSRQAEEVAIVAGGAAALDGHSLSDPNEEGQAGTMEEALRSAGLSASSINYINAHGTSTPLGDITELGSIRRVFGEHLEQVRINSTKALTGHCLYAAGVVEAAAVIIQMQGGFLHPQINLEEPVSMEHRFASQKAEAADIRYALSNSYGFGGINTGIIFRKGSC
- a CDS encoding hydroxymethylglutaryl-CoA synthase family protein: MRTGIESINFYGGPASISARSIFEGRGLDLSRFDNLMMDRKSVGVACEDAVTNGVNAAKPIIDALSDEEKNRIELVITASESGVDFGKSLSTYIHDYLGLGRNCRLFELKQACYGGTAGLHMAACFVASNVSPGAKALVIATDVARAAAKSTYGEPSQAVGAIAMLISDKPDILELDFGATGQYSYEVMDTCRPLPEIETGNPDLSLLSYLDCLENSYKNYKQKVEGVHFLETFDYLAFHTPFGGMVKGAHRKLMHDEMKLRGAAVQQDFDKRVAPALIYGMQVGNVYSAALYLGLCSLIDHAPVDDYRRVGLFSYGSGCSSEFYSGVIGPDSAAKLGVMNIGGQLDSRYELSFDEYEQILDQNVEWLFGIRDKKVDFSGFSRVYEHFFKGKGYLVLTEVDDFHRKYAWS
- a CDS encoding enoyl-CoA hydratase-related protein gives rise to the protein MTYRTLVLSHVSEGLYSIRLSRPEDKNSLTAPLVAELLHALAALDEREECKAIVLEGTAGFFCTGMNFQAFDEENGSEAGQAAPASADFLRTMKTISGLSKIVIAKVDGQALAGGVGLAAACDYVVATPRSTFALPEAIWGLIPALVSPYLIRRTGYWQAYKMTLTTLPLSAEEALHWRLADEVSSDPDAVISRLYRRIMRVAPGTVREIKSYFKQMWIINETMEQTAIAEIDKLTASPEVREGIQNYVRYKRFPWEKG
- a CDS encoding 4'-phosphopantetheinyl transferase family protein yields the protein MRYSSFTRRYADYWAEGVWNIAFELEGVEPSASFRLTVAALPPEAAAADYLSLSEQAEYARFQYPRRRCSYLLGKLSAKLALAGEADDLSAIAIEHGIMNQPVVSGSSRKITVTHCDSLGAALAFDQRLLAGVDIELISEQARDALRRITSVEEERLSSGPQQDMGQTAFLTLLWTAKEAMSKVLLTGFTVATELFEVKTLERRKYGVVGRFCNFPQFLSLSVLREEYIFSMVLPAKAFAPGEEDRLLERIHNSLPQLPAGLYANGLK
- a CDS encoding flavodoxin family protein; amino-acid sequence: MKSLVLYTSVYGSTRQYAEWIAKELGAALADIDQFDLAEADGYDTIILGTYVRVGKLVAGDYLKKIWPRIQNKKVILFSVSKTPVESEAAVKNYHKSVPEKIRSAIQYYPLEGRFVFGELAEKDKTTMRIGQKMTRIFMGKAMAEEMVRDCDDVRPENIKPMLDALRRSS
- a CDS encoding electron transfer flavoprotein subunit beta/FixA family protein; translated protein: MENAHKANQLRIAVCVKQVSLPREGIALNPADRFALEEALRIRESAGGEVTVVSMGAEPAARVLQGCIALGADKGLLLSDKRFAGGDTLATAAVIARGLSAEVKAELVVCGSHSVDGETGQVGPALAEKLDYSHTTHVTGILHLDGQRIICRRNTGAGEETIELLLPALITIHHGMNQPRMATVRGILKANRSTIRRLNAADLKLPPEQCGLAGSPTRVKETTSAVISPQNPFAAGGDSLEQQIGVVAELLLRQMKPGERGPAQLLHSCGGERSI
- a CDS encoding electron transfer flavoprotein subunit alpha/FixB family protein, which codes for MMMDRQYGSNEDRGIMIIAECGPAGPQPVLYELLGAACRLNAQLATEISVALIGSGCKAFSGGCIRHGAHKIYVLDDPRLWPVNEEIYTGLLHQLLEDTRPEIVLLPSAIHSKSIAARLASRLNTGLTADCTDLDISLPDRTLLQIRPAREGALLATVVCARARPQMATVRPGVMQPGRPDPSRTGIVIHRPVVLPVHLRTSVIETIGEAAARPSSGNSSIIVAAGRGVGGKEGLELVRELADCLGADIGATRPVIDQGWMDSSRQIGLTGRQVSGKIYIAVGISGAIQHTVGIRGMDTVIAVNPDKEAAIFKSAHYGIAADLFVALPLLMNKLK